From Carassius auratus strain Wakin chromosome 10, ASM336829v1, whole genome shotgun sequence, a single genomic window includes:
- the synj1 gene encoding synaptojanin-1 isoform X6, with protein MAFSKGYRIYHKLDPPPYSVIVETRNREECLMFESGAVAVLSAAEKETIKSAYTKMLDAYGILGVLRLNLGDSMLHSLVVVTGCSSVGKVQDSEVFRVTGTDFVSLKNDPSDEDRIADVRKILNSGNFYFAWSSTGVSLDLSLNAHRRIREDTSDNRFFWNQSLHLHLKHYGVNCDDWLLRLMCGGVEIRTIYAGHKQAKACVISRLSSERAGTRFNVRGTNDDGQVANFVETEQVIFLDDKVSSFIQIRGSIPLFWEQPGIQVGSHRVKLSRGFEANAPAFERHFSALRKLYGKQVIINLLGMKEGEHMLSKAFQSHLKASEHANAVRMLNFDYHQMVKGGKTDKLISVLKPQISKFLEECGFFYYSGEAGIQRCQSGTIRSNCLDCLDRTNSVQAFIALEMLPKQLEDMGLTEKPQLVARFQEVFRTMWSTNGDSISKIYAGTGALDGKAKLKDGARSVTRTIQNNFFDSSKQEAIDILRLGSTLNSDLADKARALLTTSSLYVTEPILQSASPRVLLGMCQSHFKYTRPKKIRVCVGTWNVNGGKQFRSIAFRNHTLNDWLLDAPKKAGHPEFQDGKANPVDIFAIGFEEMVELNAGNIVSASTTNQKLWAAELQKNISRDHKYVLLASEQLVGVCLFVFIRPQHAPFIRDVAVDTVKTGMGGATGNKGGVAIRMLFHTTSICFVCSHFAAGQSQVKERNDDYTEIARKLSFPMGRLLFSHDYVFWCGDFNYRINIPNDETKELIRQQNWDALIAGDQLVEQKNAGQVFKGFIEGKLDFAPTYKYDLFSEDYDTSEKCRTPAWTDRVLWKRRKWNFDKTAEELELNVVGAPVNEEDQCPWSPGELKYYSRAELKTSDHRPVVAIIDVDVLEVDPEARHQVYKEVIALQGPPDGTILVSLCTSGPDDYFDDALIDDLLDKFAQFGEVILIRFVEEKMWVTFLEGYSALAALSLSGSTVNGKTIDIRLRSPGWIKSLEEEMSVERICGSIPTSTSSTLLAENSDMGEEYDMEGDVDEEIEDILPQHLQPGAGMDLGASPAPSPHTSPCPSPTYGEPAPPIRPSRAPPRTAGPPQGSPVDGQPAGALFPQGLEPKRPPPPRPNAPPARPAPPQRPPPPSGGRSPAPVRKGSAGFAEPLDLEFDVTDYEGQKSPALARADAAGRGQATGSAPGGAPRPIPPRAGVISVPPQARPPPPAHPGAPRPIAEVHPGAPRPSPDNHPGAPRPVPEPQSKPSELPLGPPPTLPGPMRPQMTSPMQPQSMSPMQPPVQPQLPPPIQAQLPPPMQPTLPAPLYPQPAPQASAGAAAASQPGLASPKPPPRSRSSHALPPESAPAPAPAFQAKDMNGVQREAQWNLDPFDMFNSQSLFQNSFSASLPRSSSSSTPSPSSSSTLPSSLSLFSAPETSSTPCLLPPPAPSRSKSQETLRSSPNPFLIEAQPRPNSTNPFTGNLLSSPRRSLTPDFYTQQQAQEARSGLNRAMSAVVHSSTLPPSFSRQQSLVPAPAAAPAKQTQKWVTFDDDSDFLSMKVPSAAGTGPLLTPTVSSVPFPQPQSSLPSSGFGINSNWASLPTSSFPTIPPPVPTRTNTSVKKNAHIPFRNEFTES; from the exons ATGGCATTCAGTAAAGGTTATCGTATTTATCATAAGCTGGATCCACCTCCGTACAGTGTGATTGTGGAGACCAGAAATCGAGAGGAATGCCTGATGTTCGAGTCTGGAGCCGTTGCTGTTCTGT CGGCGGCAGAGAAAGAGACAATCAAGTCTGCGTACACCAAGATGCTTGATGCTTATGGGATCCTGGGAGTTCTTCGTCTTAACCTTG GGGATTCTATGCTGCACAGCCTGGTGGTCGTAACGGGCTGCAGTTCAGTGGGAAAGGTCCAGGATTCAGAAGTTTTTCGCGTAACAGGCACTGACTTTGTCTCTCTGAAAAACGACCCCTCGGATGAGGACCGCATCGCTGATGTCAGAAAAATCTTAAACTCTGGGAACTTCTATTTCGCCTGGTCCTCCACCGGAGTGAGTCTGGACCTCAGCTTGAACGCACACCGCAGAATCAGAGAAGACACATCTGATAATCGATTTTTCTG GAATCAGTCCCTCCATCTCCATCTCAAGCATTATGGGGTGAACTGTGATGACTGGCTGCTGAGGTTGATGTGTGGCGGAGTAGAGATCCGCACCATCTACGCTGGGCACAAGCAGGCCAAAGCTTGCGTGATCTCTCGGCTCAGCTCAGAGAGAGCAGGCACGCGTTTCAATGTCCGAGGCACAAATGACGACGGCCAGGTGGCAAACTTTGTAGAGACTGAGCAG GTTATTTTCCTTGATGACAAAGTGTCCTCCTTCATTCAGATCCGAGGGTCAATACCTCTGTTCTGGGAGCAGCCAGGAATTCAG GTCGGCTCTCATCGTGTTAAGCTGTCCCGTGGTTTTGAAGCAAACGCACCGGCTTTTGAGAG ACACTTTAGTGCCCTGAGGAAGCTGTATGGCAAGCAGGTGATCATCAACCTGCTGGGTATGAAGGAGGGTGAACACATGCTCAGCAAAGCATTCCAG AGTCACCTGAAAGCTTCAGAGCATGCAAACGCTGTGAGAATGTTGAACTTTGACTATCATCAGATGGTTAAAGGTGGGAAGACTGACAAGCTCATCAGTGTCCTGAAACCTCAGATCAGCAAGTTTCTGGAGGAATGCGGTTTCTTCTACTACTCAGGAGAGGCGGGCATTCAGAG ATGTCAAAGTGGCACAATTCGTTCCAACTGTCTCGACTGCTTGGACCGAACAAACAGCGTCCAGGCCTTCATTGCACTTGAG ATGCTTCCAAAACAATTGGAAGACATGGGTCTGACTGAGAAACCTCAGCTGGTGGCGCGGTTTCAGGAGGTTTTCCGCACCATGTGGTCCACGAATGGAGACTCGATCAGCAAGATCTACGCAGGCACTGGTGCTCTGGATGGCAAGGCTAAG CTAAAAGACGGAGCTCGCTCGGTCACAAGAACCATTCAGAATAACTTCTTTGACAGCTCTAAACAGGAAGCCATTGATATCCTGAGACTGGGCAGCACCCTGAACAGTGACCTGGCAGATAAGGCACGAGCCCTTCTTACAACCAGCAGCCTGTATG TCACTGAGCCCATTTTACAGTCAG CCTCTCCCAGAGTGCTTCTGGGCATGTGTCAGAGCCACTTCAAGTATACACGTCCCAAAAAGATCAGAGTGTGTGTGGGTACGTGGAATGTGAACGGGGGCAAGCAGTTCCGCAGTATTGCATTTCGTAACCACACGCTCAATGACTGGCTCCTGGACGCCCCTAAGAAGGCCGGCCACCCGGAATTTCAGG ATGGAAAAGCCAACCCAGTGGACATCTTTGCTATTGGCTTTGAGGAAATGGTGGAGCTTAATGCTGGAAATATCGTCAGCGCAAG CACCACTAATCAGAAGCTGTGGGCTGCAGAACTGCAGAAGAACATCTCACGAGATCACAAATATGTGCTGCTGGCCTCAGAGCAGCTGGTGGGTGTCTGTCTGTTCGTCTTCATACGCCCTCAGCATGCGCCATTCATCAG GGACGTTGCTGTGGACACAGTAAAGACTGGAATGGGCGGAGCCACTGGTAATAAAGGGGGTGTGGCTATACGCATGCTCTTCCACACCACCAGCATCTGCTTTGTGTGCTCACACTTTGCCGCTGGCCAATCACAGGTCAAAGAGAGGAACGATGACTACACTGAAATTGCGCGCAAACTGTCCTTCCCCATG ggccGTCTCCTGTTCTCCCATGATTATGTATTCTGGTGTGGAGACTTCAACTACCGAATAAATATTCCTAATGACGAGACAAAGGAGCTGATCAGACAGCAAAATTGGGATGCACTGATTGCTGGAGATCAACTGGTAGAGCAGAAGAATGCTGGACAG gTTTTTAAAGGCTTTATTGAAGGGAAGCTGGATTTTGCCCCCACTTACAAATACGACCTGTTTTCGGAGGACTACGACACCAGTGAGAAGTGCCGCACACCAGCCTGGACTGACCGTGTGCTGTGGAAGAGAAGGAAGTGGAACTTTGATAAAACTG CGGAAGAGTTGGAGTTGAATGTCGTAGGAGCCCCAGTGAATGAGGAAGATCAGTGCCCATGGAGCCCTGGAGAGCTCAAATATTATAGCAGAGCAGAGCTCAAAACCTCTGATCACAG GCCTGTGGTGGCTATCATAGATGTGGACGTACTTGAGGTGGATCCAGAGGCCAGACACCAGGTGTATAAGGAAGTGATCGCCCTGCAGGGTCCACCAGATGGCACCATCCTCGTCTCGCTCTGCACGTCTGGTCCTgatgactactttgatgatgcaCTGATAGATGACCTGTTGGACAAGTTTGCTCAGTTTGGCGAGGTTATTCTTATCAG gTTTGTTGAAGAGAAAATGTGGGTGACATTTTTGGAGGGGTATTCTGCTCTAGCAGCTCTATCTTTGAGCGGCTCTACC GTGAATGGTAAGACCATAGACATCCGTCTGAGGAGTCCAGGATGGATAAAGAGTCTAGAGGAGGAAATGAGTGTGGAGAGAATCTGCGGCAGCATCCCAACATCCACCAGCTCCACCCTGCTGGCAGAAAACTCTGACATGGGAGAAGAGTATGACATGGAAG GTGATGTGGATGAGGAGATTGAGGATATTTTACCCCAGCACCTGCAGCCTGGAGCAGGCATGGATCTAGGCGCGTCCCCTGCCCCATCCCCACACACCAGCCCCTGCCCCTCTCCTACCTACGGAGAACCTGCACCCCCCATCCGGCCCAGCAGAGCCCCTCCACGCACAGCTGGACCACCTCAGG GTTCTCCTGTTGATGGTCAGCCAGCTGGAGCTCTCTTTCCACAGGGACTAGAGCCAAAACGTCCCCCTCCTCCACGGCCCAACGCCCCACCGGCCCGGCCCGCACCTCCGCAGCGCCCACCCCCACCCTCAG GAGGCAGAAGTCCCGCACCTGTTAGGAAAGGTTCAGCAG gctTTGCTGAGCCTCTCGATCTAGAGTTTGATGTGACTGATTATGAAG GACAAAAAAGCCCAGCGTTAGCACGTGCAGATGCAGCTG GTCGAGGTCAAGCCACCGGATCAGCCCCTGGAGGCGCCCCACGGCCG ATCCCACCTCGAGCAGGAGTCATCAGCGTCCCTCCTCAGGCTagacctcctcctcctgctcATCCTGGGGCCCCCAGACCCATAGCAGAGGTGCATCCTGGAGCCCCACGGCCCTCACCTGATAATCACCCTGGAGCTCCAAGACCCGTTCCTGAGCCCCAAAGCAAACCGTCTGAACTCCCTCTGG GTCCACCCCCCACACTGCCAGGTCCCATGAGGCCTCAGATGACATCACCCATGCAGCCCCAGTCCATGTCGCCAATGCAGCCTCCAGTCCAACCTCAACTGCCCCCACCCATACAAGCCCAGCTGCCTCCACCAATGCAGCCCACCTTACCTGCCCCGCTGTACCCTCAGCCTGCTCCTCAAGCATCTGCTGGAGCCGCTGCCGCCTCTCAGCCCGGACTGGCATCTCCCAAGCCTCCACCCCGGAGCCGGTCCTCTCACGCACTGCCACCTGagtctgctcctgctcctgctcctgcatTTCAG gccAAGGACATGAATGGAGTCCAAAGAGAAGCACAATGGAATCTAGACCCCTTCGACATGTTTAACTCCCAGTCCCTCTTCCAAAATTCATTCTCCGCTTCTCTCCCTcgctcctcttcctcatccaccccctccccttcttcttcctccacGTTACCCAGCTCCCTCTCCCTGTTCTCAGCTCCGGAGACCAGCAGCACTCCATGTCTCCTGCCTCCCCCTGCTCCCTCCCGCAGCAAGTCCCAGGAGACCCTCCGTTCATCCCCCAACCCGTTCCTCATAGAAGCCCAACCCAGACCCAACAGCACCAATCCTTTCACTGGCAACTTGTTGTCCTCCCCACGCCGATCGCTCACGCCTGATTTTTACACCCAGCAGCAGGCCCAAGAGGCCAGGTCGGGCCTAAACAGGGCCATGTCAGCTGTGGTTCACAGTTCAACTCTTCCACCATCATTCTCCAGACAACAATCCTTAGTTCCTGCTCCAGCAGCAGCCCCAGCCAAACAAACCCAAAAGTGGGTCACATTCGATGACGATTCAGATTTCCTTTCAATGAAGGTTCCATCCGCAGCTGGGACCGGCCCGCTGCTTACACCCACAGTCTCATCCGTTCCCTTCCCTCAACCCCAGAGCAGCCTCCCCAGCTCAGGCTTTGGCATAAACAGCAACTGGGCGTCGCTTCCCACGTCCTCGTTTCCCACAATCCCTCCTCCGGTCCCTACCAGGACTAATACCAGCGTTAAAAAAAATGCCCACATCCCTTTCAGAAACGAATTCACAGAGAGTTGA
- the synj1 gene encoding synaptojanin-1 isoform X4 produces MAFSKGYRIYHKLDPPPYSVIVETRNREECLMFESGAVAVLSAAEKETIKSAYTKMLDAYGILGVLRLNLGDSMLHSLVVVTGCSSVGKVQDSEVFRVTGTDFVSLKNDPSDEDRIADVRKILNSGNFYFAWSSTGVSLDLSLNAHRRIREDTSDNRFFWNQSLHLHLKHYGVNCDDWLLRLMCGGVEIRTIYAGHKQAKACVISRLSSERAGTRFNVRGTNDDGQVANFVETEQVIFLDDKVSSFIQIRGSIPLFWEQPGIQVGSHRVKLSRGFEANAPAFERHFSALRKLYGKQVIINLLGMKEGEHMLSKAFQSHLKASEHANAVRMLNFDYHQMVKGGKTDKLISVLKPQISKFLEECGFFYYSGEAGIQRCQSGTIRSNCLDCLDRTNSVQAFIALEMLPKQLEDMGLTEKPQLVARFQEVFRTMWSTNGDSISKIYAGTGALDGKAKGGKLKDGARSVTRTIQNNFFDSSKQEAIDILRLGSTLNSDLADKARALLTTSSLYVTEPILQSASPRVLLGMCQSHFKYTRPKKIRVCVGTWNVNGGKQFRSIAFRNHTLNDWLLDAPKKAGHPEFQDGKANPVDIFAIGFEEMVELNAGNIVSASTTNQKLWAAELQKNISRDHKYVLLASEQLVGVCLFVFIRPQHAPFIRDVAVDTVKTGMGGATGNKGGVAIRMLFHTTSICFVCSHFAAGQSQVKERNDDYTEIARKLSFPMGRLLFSHDYVFWCGDFNYRINIPNDETKELIRQQNWDALIAGDQLVEQKNAGQVFKGFIEGKLDFAPTYKYDLFSEDYDTSEKCRTPAWTDRVLWKRRKWNFDKTAEELELNVVGAPVNEEDQCPWSPGELKYYSRAELKTSDHRPVVAIIDVDVLEVDPEARHQVYKEVIALQGPPDGTILVSLCTSGPDDYFDDALIDDLLDKFAQFGEVILIRFVEEKMWVTFLEGYSALAALSLSGSTVNGKTIDIRLRSPGWIKSLEEEMSVERICGSIPTSTSSTLLAENSDMGEEYDMEGDVDEEIEDILPQHLQPGAGMDLGASPAPSPHTSPCPSPTYGEPAPPIRPSRAPPRTAGPPQGSPVDGQPAGALFPQGLEPKRPPPPRPNAPPARPAPPQRPPPPSGGRSPAPVRKGSAGFAEPLDLEFDVTDYEGQKSPALARADAAGRGQATGSAPGGAPRPIPPRAGVISVPPQARPPPPAHPGAPRPIAEVHPGAPRPSPDNHPGAPRPVPEPQSKPSELPLGPPPTLPGPMRPQMTSPMQPQSMSPMQPPVQPQLPPPIQAQLPPPMQPTLPAPLYPQPAPQASAGAAAASQPGLASPKPPPRSRSSHALPPESAPAPAPAFQAKDMNGVQREAQWNLDPFDMFNSQSLFQNSFSASLPRSSSSSTPSPSSSSTLPSSLSLFSAPETSSTPCLLPPPAPSRSKSQETLRSSPNPFLIEAQPRPNSTNPFTGNLLSSPRRSLTPDFYTQQQAQEARSGLNRAMSAVVHSSTLPPSFSRQQSLVPAPAAAPAKQTQKWVTFDDDSDFLSMKVPSAAGTGPLLTPTVSSVPFPQPQSSLPSSGFGINSNWASLPTSSFPTIPPPVPTRTNTSVKKNAHIPFRNEFTES; encoded by the exons ATGGCATTCAGTAAAGGTTATCGTATTTATCATAAGCTGGATCCACCTCCGTACAGTGTGATTGTGGAGACCAGAAATCGAGAGGAATGCCTGATGTTCGAGTCTGGAGCCGTTGCTGTTCTGT CGGCGGCAGAGAAAGAGACAATCAAGTCTGCGTACACCAAGATGCTTGATGCTTATGGGATCCTGGGAGTTCTTCGTCTTAACCTTG GGGATTCTATGCTGCACAGCCTGGTGGTCGTAACGGGCTGCAGTTCAGTGGGAAAGGTCCAGGATTCAGAAGTTTTTCGCGTAACAGGCACTGACTTTGTCTCTCTGAAAAACGACCCCTCGGATGAGGACCGCATCGCTGATGTCAGAAAAATCTTAAACTCTGGGAACTTCTATTTCGCCTGGTCCTCCACCGGAGTGAGTCTGGACCTCAGCTTGAACGCACACCGCAGAATCAGAGAAGACACATCTGATAATCGATTTTTCTG GAATCAGTCCCTCCATCTCCATCTCAAGCATTATGGGGTGAACTGTGATGACTGGCTGCTGAGGTTGATGTGTGGCGGAGTAGAGATCCGCACCATCTACGCTGGGCACAAGCAGGCCAAAGCTTGCGTGATCTCTCGGCTCAGCTCAGAGAGAGCAGGCACGCGTTTCAATGTCCGAGGCACAAATGACGACGGCCAGGTGGCAAACTTTGTAGAGACTGAGCAG GTTATTTTCCTTGATGACAAAGTGTCCTCCTTCATTCAGATCCGAGGGTCAATACCTCTGTTCTGGGAGCAGCCAGGAATTCAG GTCGGCTCTCATCGTGTTAAGCTGTCCCGTGGTTTTGAAGCAAACGCACCGGCTTTTGAGAG ACACTTTAGTGCCCTGAGGAAGCTGTATGGCAAGCAGGTGATCATCAACCTGCTGGGTATGAAGGAGGGTGAACACATGCTCAGCAAAGCATTCCAG AGTCACCTGAAAGCTTCAGAGCATGCAAACGCTGTGAGAATGTTGAACTTTGACTATCATCAGATGGTTAAAGGTGGGAAGACTGACAAGCTCATCAGTGTCCTGAAACCTCAGATCAGCAAGTTTCTGGAGGAATGCGGTTTCTTCTACTACTCAGGAGAGGCGGGCATTCAGAG ATGTCAAAGTGGCACAATTCGTTCCAACTGTCTCGACTGCTTGGACCGAACAAACAGCGTCCAGGCCTTCATTGCACTTGAG ATGCTTCCAAAACAATTGGAAGACATGGGTCTGACTGAGAAACCTCAGCTGGTGGCGCGGTTTCAGGAGGTTTTCCGCACCATGTGGTCCACGAATGGAGACTCGATCAGCAAGATCTACGCAGGCACTGGTGCTCTGGATGGCAAGGCTAAG gGTGGAAAGCTAAAAGACGGAGCTCGCTCGGTCACAAGAACCATTCAGAATAACTTCTTTGACAGCTCTAAACAGGAAGCCATTGATATCCTGAGACTGGGCAGCACCCTGAACAGTGACCTGGCAGATAAGGCACGAGCCCTTCTTACAACCAGCAGCCTGTATG TCACTGAGCCCATTTTACAGTCAG CCTCTCCCAGAGTGCTTCTGGGCATGTGTCAGAGCCACTTCAAGTATACACGTCCCAAAAAGATCAGAGTGTGTGTGGGTACGTGGAATGTGAACGGGGGCAAGCAGTTCCGCAGTATTGCATTTCGTAACCACACGCTCAATGACTGGCTCCTGGACGCCCCTAAGAAGGCCGGCCACCCGGAATTTCAGG ATGGAAAAGCCAACCCAGTGGACATCTTTGCTATTGGCTTTGAGGAAATGGTGGAGCTTAATGCTGGAAATATCGTCAGCGCAAG CACCACTAATCAGAAGCTGTGGGCTGCAGAACTGCAGAAGAACATCTCACGAGATCACAAATATGTGCTGCTGGCCTCAGAGCAGCTGGTGGGTGTCTGTCTGTTCGTCTTCATACGCCCTCAGCATGCGCCATTCATCAG GGACGTTGCTGTGGACACAGTAAAGACTGGAATGGGCGGAGCCACTGGTAATAAAGGGGGTGTGGCTATACGCATGCTCTTCCACACCACCAGCATCTGCTTTGTGTGCTCACACTTTGCCGCTGGCCAATCACAGGTCAAAGAGAGGAACGATGACTACACTGAAATTGCGCGCAAACTGTCCTTCCCCATG ggccGTCTCCTGTTCTCCCATGATTATGTATTCTGGTGTGGAGACTTCAACTACCGAATAAATATTCCTAATGACGAGACAAAGGAGCTGATCAGACAGCAAAATTGGGATGCACTGATTGCTGGAGATCAACTGGTAGAGCAGAAGAATGCTGGACAG gTTTTTAAAGGCTTTATTGAAGGGAAGCTGGATTTTGCCCCCACTTACAAATACGACCTGTTTTCGGAGGACTACGACACCAGTGAGAAGTGCCGCACACCAGCCTGGACTGACCGTGTGCTGTGGAAGAGAAGGAAGTGGAACTTTGATAAAACTG CGGAAGAGTTGGAGTTGAATGTCGTAGGAGCCCCAGTGAATGAGGAAGATCAGTGCCCATGGAGCCCTGGAGAGCTCAAATATTATAGCAGAGCAGAGCTCAAAACCTCTGATCACAG GCCTGTGGTGGCTATCATAGATGTGGACGTACTTGAGGTGGATCCAGAGGCCAGACACCAGGTGTATAAGGAAGTGATCGCCCTGCAGGGTCCACCAGATGGCACCATCCTCGTCTCGCTCTGCACGTCTGGTCCTgatgactactttgatgatgcaCTGATAGATGACCTGTTGGACAAGTTTGCTCAGTTTGGCGAGGTTATTCTTATCAG gTTTGTTGAAGAGAAAATGTGGGTGACATTTTTGGAGGGGTATTCTGCTCTAGCAGCTCTATCTTTGAGCGGCTCTACC GTGAATGGTAAGACCATAGACATCCGTCTGAGGAGTCCAGGATGGATAAAGAGTCTAGAGGAGGAAATGAGTGTGGAGAGAATCTGCGGCAGCATCCCAACATCCACCAGCTCCACCCTGCTGGCAGAAAACTCTGACATGGGAGAAGAGTATGACATGGAAG GTGATGTGGATGAGGAGATTGAGGATATTTTACCCCAGCACCTGCAGCCTGGAGCAGGCATGGATCTAGGCGCGTCCCCTGCCCCATCCCCACACACCAGCCCCTGCCCCTCTCCTACCTACGGAGAACCTGCACCCCCCATCCGGCCCAGCAGAGCCCCTCCACGCACAGCTGGACCACCTCAGG GTTCTCCTGTTGATGGTCAGCCAGCTGGAGCTCTCTTTCCACAGGGACTAGAGCCAAAACGTCCCCCTCCTCCACGGCCCAACGCCCCACCGGCCCGGCCCGCACCTCCGCAGCGCCCACCCCCACCCTCAG GAGGCAGAAGTCCCGCACCTGTTAGGAAAGGTTCAGCAG gctTTGCTGAGCCTCTCGATCTAGAGTTTGATGTGACTGATTATGAAG GACAAAAAAGCCCAGCGTTAGCACGTGCAGATGCAGCTG GTCGAGGTCAAGCCACCGGATCAGCCCCTGGAGGCGCCCCACGGCCG ATCCCACCTCGAGCAGGAGTCATCAGCGTCCCTCCTCAGGCTagacctcctcctcctgctcATCCTGGGGCCCCCAGACCCATAGCAGAGGTGCATCCTGGAGCCCCACGGCCCTCACCTGATAATCACCCTGGAGCTCCAAGACCCGTTCCTGAGCCCCAAAGCAAACCGTCTGAACTCCCTCTGG GTCCACCCCCCACACTGCCAGGTCCCATGAGGCCTCAGATGACATCACCCATGCAGCCCCAGTCCATGTCGCCAATGCAGCCTCCAGTCCAACCTCAACTGCCCCCACCCATACAAGCCCAGCTGCCTCCACCAATGCAGCCCACCTTACCTGCCCCGCTGTACCCTCAGCCTGCTCCTCAAGCATCTGCTGGAGCCGCTGCCGCCTCTCAGCCCGGACTGGCATCTCCCAAGCCTCCACCCCGGAGCCGGTCCTCTCACGCACTGCCACCTGagtctgctcctgctcctgctcctgcatTTCAG gccAAGGACATGAATGGAGTCCAAAGAGAAGCACAATGGAATCTAGACCCCTTCGACATGTTTAACTCCCAGTCCCTCTTCCAAAATTCATTCTCCGCTTCTCTCCCTcgctcctcttcctcatccaccccctccccttcttcttcctccacGTTACCCAGCTCCCTCTCCCTGTTCTCAGCTCCGGAGACCAGCAGCACTCCATGTCTCCTGCCTCCCCCTGCTCCCTCCCGCAGCAAGTCCCAGGAGACCCTCCGTTCATCCCCCAACCCGTTCCTCATAGAAGCCCAACCCAGACCCAACAGCACCAATCCTTTCACTGGCAACTTGTTGTCCTCCCCACGCCGATCGCTCACGCCTGATTTTTACACCCAGCAGCAGGCCCAAGAGGCCAGGTCGGGCCTAAACAGGGCCATGTCAGCTGTGGTTCACAGTTCAACTCTTCCACCATCATTCTCCAGACAACAATCCTTAGTTCCTGCTCCAGCAGCAGCCCCAGCCAAACAAACCCAAAAGTGGGTCACATTCGATGACGATTCAGATTTCCTTTCAATGAAGGTTCCATCCGCAGCTGGGACCGGCCCGCTGCTTACACCCACAGTCTCATCCGTTCCCTTCCCTCAACCCCAGAGCAGCCTCCCCAGCTCAGGCTTTGGCATAAACAGCAACTGGGCGTCGCTTCCCACGTCCTCGTTTCCCACAATCCCTCCTCCGGTCCCTACCAGGACTAATACCAGCGTTAAAAAAAATGCCCACATCCCTTTCAGAAACGAATTCACAGAGAGTTGA